The Crocosphaera subtropica ATCC 51142 genome includes a window with the following:
- a CDS encoding DUF6464 family protein: MNQDSIVTEVILSHNHQSLAKLKLDWNPKKGNYLELEGKTYTILEYHHHYQYQVGGYQLKRISLYVQKTADIQEKTLVNGRWILGNINCCFNAHSEIVRCAVNPQGLCQNCQLFEQKEDD, encoded by the coding sequence ATGAATCAAGATTCTATTGTAACAGAAGTGATTTTAAGTCATAATCATCAATCTTTAGCAAAACTTAAATTAGATTGGAATCCCAAAAAAGGCAATTATTTAGAGTTAGAAGGAAAAACATACACTATTTTAGAATATCATCATCATTATCAATACCAAGTGGGAGGTTATCAATTAAAAAGAATTTCTCTTTATGTGCAAAAAACAGCAGATATTCAAGAAAAAACTTTAGTTAATGGTCGTTGGATTTTGGGAAACATTAATTGTTGTTTTAATGCCCATTCAGAAATCGTTCGTTGTGCAGTTAATCCTCAAGGTTTGTGCCAAAATTGTCAGCTTTTTGAGCAAAAAGAAGATGATTAA
- a CDS encoding D-alanyl-D-alanine carboxypeptidase — protein MLDLLALTLANFLGKTPPSLEVVPVVAWQEAKVFDVPTQSDSVVESIIADYLKNLADLGFSAEKQGIWFQSDWAYLGDHQSQTPLSAASLTKIATSLAALETWGTQHRFETEFLTVGTVENGVLKGDLIVKGSGDPLFVWEEAIAVGNKLNELGIKEVTGNLIIVDNFAMNFKSDPPTSGQLLQLALNSRRWTPIIQQQYQKLPPNTPKPQITIQGTVKVQNQVPETAKTLLTHQSLTMAELLKQMNIYSNNVMSEMIAESVGGAAVVSEMAAKAAKVDSQEIQLINGSGLGVENRISPRASVGMLMAIEEKLKDNPLSVADLFPMGGRDTTGTVQWRNLPDGVAVKTGTLAQVSALAGVIPTKERGLVWFAIINHGSNVDRFRVEQDRLLQKLANHWNLTPIVSPVKATQPVKLGDPKRNLTQES, from the coding sequence ATGTTGGATTTATTAGCCCTAACTTTAGCTAACTTCTTAGGAAAAACGCCCCCATCTCTCGAAGTCGTTCCCGTAGTCGCTTGGCAAGAGGCAAAAGTGTTCGATGTTCCTACCCAATCTGATTCGGTGGTAGAGTCCATTATTGCCGATTATCTAAAAAATTTAGCGGATTTAGGTTTTTCTGCTGAGAAACAAGGTATTTGGTTCCAATCAGACTGGGCTTATTTAGGGGATCATCAGTCCCAAACTCCCCTATCGGCCGCCTCTTTGACGAAAATTGCCACCTCTTTAGCAGCTTTAGAAACCTGGGGAACCCAACATCGTTTTGAGACAGAATTTTTAACCGTTGGAACCGTAGAAAATGGAGTTCTAAAAGGGGATTTAATTGTCAAAGGTAGCGGTGATCCTTTATTTGTTTGGGAAGAAGCGATCGCCGTCGGTAATAAACTCAATGAACTGGGGATTAAAGAAGTCACGGGCAACCTAATTATTGTGGATAATTTCGCCATGAATTTTAAATCAGATCCCCCAACTTCCGGACAATTACTACAACTCGCCTTAAATTCTCGTCGTTGGACTCCTATCATTCAACAGCAATATCAAAAGTTACCGCCCAACACCCCCAAACCTCAAATTACCATTCAAGGAACGGTCAAAGTTCAAAATCAGGTGCCTGAAACGGCGAAAACCTTGCTCACCCATCAATCCTTAACCATGGCCGAACTACTTAAACAAATGAATATTTATAGTAATAATGTCATGTCCGAGATGATTGCTGAGTCGGTGGGTGGGGCTGCCGTTGTCTCAGAAATGGCGGCCAAAGCAGCTAAAGTGGATTCTCAAGAAATCCAATTGATCAATGGATCGGGGTTAGGGGTAGAAAATCGCATTTCTCCGAGGGCTTCAGTCGGAATGTTAATGGCGATCGAAGAAAAATTAAAAGATAATCCCTTGAGTGTGGCGGACTTGTTTCCCATGGGGGGAAGAGATACCACCGGAACAGTTCAATGGCGAAATCTGCCCGATGGTGTTGCCGTTAAAACGGGAACCCTAGCCCAAGTCAGTGCTTTAGCCGGGGTGATCCCCACTAAAGAACGGGGGCTAGTGTGGTTTGCCATTATTAATCATGGATCTAATGTTGATCGTTTTCGTGTCGAACAGGATCGCTTGTTACAAAAGTTAGCCAATCATTGGAACTTAACCCCTATTGTTTCCCCAGTGAAAGCGACACAACCTGTCAAGTTAGGCGATCCTAAACGTAATTTGACTCAGGAAAGTTAG
- a CDS encoding HupE/UreJ family protein: MRFSFIKDQLRLKLSVILTVLILLILAQPATAHHPFGGETPSNFFEGFLSGLGHPIIGLDHFAFIIASGLLGTKFKQGFLIPIAFVMATMIGTGIHLQAIDLPYPEMMIATSVIIFGGLLAKKKHDFSFSNILTLIFATVAMIAGIFHGYAYGEAVIGAEMNPIIAYLAGFAMIQLLCAFSAFGLASLMNQQFQDKANFILRVIGFGISGIGFVFFGLAFGG, from the coding sequence ATGAGATTTTCATTTATTAAGGATCAATTGCGTCTAAAACTTAGTGTTATTTTAACAGTTTTAATCCTATTAATACTAGCACAACCAGCCACGGCACATCATCCCTTTGGTGGAGAAACCCCTAGTAATTTTTTTGAGGGATTTTTATCAGGTTTAGGCCATCCTATTATTGGATTAGATCATTTTGCTTTTATTATTGCCAGTGGTTTATTAGGAACAAAGTTTAAGCAAGGATTTTTAATTCCTATTGCTTTTGTTATGGCTACAATGATAGGAACAGGTATTCATTTACAAGCCATTGATTTACCTTATCCTGAGATGATGATTGCTACTTCTGTGATTATTTTTGGAGGTTTATTAGCCAAGAAAAAACATGATTTTTCTTTTTCTAATATCCTTACCCTTATCTTTGCAACTGTAGCTATGATTGCAGGAATTTTTCATGGTTATGCCTATGGAGAAGCGGTTATTGGGGCTGAAATGAATCCTATTATTGCCTATTTAGCTGGCTTTGCTATGATACAATTATTGTGCGCTTTTTCTGCTTTTGGTTTGGCGAGTCTTATGAATCAGCAGTTTCAGGATAAGGCCAATTTTATTCTACGAGTTATTGGATTTGGTATTAGTGGAATAGGTTTTGTCTTTTTTGGCCTTGCTTTCGGTGGTTAA
- a CDS encoding host attachment protein — protein sequence MNQAVVAVMDGTKARFFTLEEAEFPEYESSPNLVEHECLTNTAKEMAGRELWANTKGRNRGARTQGHGYDDHRSNHLSEYERNFAKDISQKITECLLEWDSRFILLVAEPQMLGFVRESLSPHLPKGIKLEELAKDLCKLKPLELHEYLAHKNLVPARKAVVL from the coding sequence ATGAATCAAGCTGTCGTTGCTGTTATGGATGGGACAAAAGCCCGTTTCTTTACCCTAGAAGAAGCTGAGTTTCCCGAATACGAGTCGAGTCCTAATTTGGTAGAACACGAATGTTTAACCAATACTGCCAAAGAAATGGCAGGAAGGGAACTATGGGCCAACACCAAAGGGCGTAACCGAGGAGCGCGCACTCAAGGCCATGGTTATGACGACCATCGTAGTAACCATCTCAGTGAATACGAACGAAACTTTGCTAAGGATATTAGTCAGAAAATTACAGAGTGTCTTCTAGAATGGGACTCTCGTTTTATTCTTTTAGTGGCTGAACCTCAAATGCTAGGATTCGTCCGTGAGTCTTTATCTCCCCATTTGCCCAAAGGCATTAAACTCGAAGAACTGGCAAAAGACCTTTGTAAACTTAAACCTTTAGAACTTCATGAATATTTAGCCCATAAAAATTTAGTTCCTGCTCGTAAAGCAGTGGTACTTTGA
- a CDS encoding carbohydrate ABC transporter permease, whose product MNNKKIVLYLGVFFVIIFFITPIIWQILTSIKTNEAISAIPNVYIPKTITFEHYIELFRRRPFGLYIFNSALVSIVSTFICLVIGSPAAYVLARLNIPGKNLILGLVLIVSLFPYVLLFLGLLEVIKLFGLGNNYLALIVPYTGINLPLTILVMRSFFEQLPKDLEDAARIDGYKMIPMLLQILLPMTLPALVTTGILTFIFAWNEYIFALTFITRETMKTIPVATAQIGGATIFEIPYGPIAAATVLGTFPLVLLVLFFQRRIVEGLTAGAVKG is encoded by the coding sequence ATGAATAACAAAAAAATTGTTCTTTATCTCGGTGTTTTCTTTGTCATTATCTTTTTTATCACTCCCATTATCTGGCAAATTCTAACTTCCATTAAAACCAACGAAGCGATTTCGGCTATTCCTAATGTTTATATTCCTAAAACTATAACGTTTGAACATTATATTGAATTATTTCGCCGTCGACCGTTTGGACTTTATATTTTTAATAGTGCCTTAGTTTCTATTGTATCTACGTTCATTTGTTTAGTAATTGGTTCCCCGGCTGCTTATGTATTAGCTAGACTCAATATTCCTGGGAAAAATCTTATTTTAGGTTTAGTTTTAATTGTTTCTTTATTTCCCTATGTTTTATTATTTTTAGGCTTGTTAGAAGTGATCAAATTGTTTGGATTAGGAAATAATTATTTAGCCTTAATTGTTCCTTATACTGGAATCAATTTACCCTTGACCATTTTAGTGATGCGTAGTTTCTTTGAACAACTCCCCAAAGACTTAGAAGACGCAGCCCGTATTGATGGGTATAAAATGATTCCCATGTTGCTGCAAATTCTCTTACCCATGACCCTTCCTGCTTTAGTGACAACGGGTATTTTAACCTTTATTTTTGCCTGGAATGAATACATTTTTGCCCTCACCTTTATTACCCGTGAAACCATGAAAACCATTCCCGTAGCCACCGCTCAAATCGGGGGAGCAACCATTTTTGAAATACCCTATGGACCCATTGCAGCAGCCACGGTTTTAGGAACCTTTCCCCTGGTTTTATTAGTCTTATTCTTCCAGAGAAGGATTGTTGAGGGACTAACCGCAGGAGCCGTTAAAGGGTAA
- a CDS encoding Uma2 family endonuclease, whose translation MMLTKPIILNIKNVGLSDEQFYQLCQVNDQWRLEETAKGELIIMPPVGAISGNRESELNGLVWLWNRQTKLGKVFSSSTVFILPNGGKRSPDVAWISNQRWNRLTLEEKETFAPICPDFVIELRSRTDSLHQLQTKMQEYLNSGLKLGWLINSQNQQVEIYRQNQPVEIVSLPTTLSGENILSGFDLELSKF comes from the coding sequence ATGATGCTTACTAAACCGATTATTTTAAACATAAAAAATGTTGGCTTAAGCGATGAACAATTTTATCAACTTTGCCAAGTTAATGATCAATGGCGACTGGAAGAAACCGCTAAAGGAGAACTAATTATTATGCCTCCCGTTGGTGCAATTAGTGGTAATAGGGAATCGGAATTAAATGGTTTAGTTTGGTTATGGAATCGTCAAACCAAACTAGGAAAAGTGTTTAGTTCTTCTACAGTTTTCATCTTACCCAATGGAGGTAAACGTTCTCCCGATGTAGCTTGGATTTCTAATCAAAGATGGAATAGATTAACTTTAGAAGAAAAAGAAACATTTGCTCCTATTTGTCCCGATTTTGTCATTGAATTACGGTCAAGAACTGATAGTTTACATCAACTTCAAACCAAGATGCAAGAGTATCTTAACAGTGGGTTAAAATTAGGGTGGTTAATTAATTCGCAAAATCAACAAGTCGAAATTTATCGTCAAAATCAGCCAGTAGAAATTGTTTCATTACCAACCACTTTATCAGGAGAAAATATCTTATCTGGATTTGATTTAGAGTTATCTAAATTTTGA
- the fmt gene encoding methionyl-tRNA formyltransferase gives MKVIFFGTPQFAVPTLQQLLDHPQFNVIGVVTQPDKRRGRGTQLMPSAVKQVALNHNLSIWQPKRIKKDQDTLLQLKNSQADVFVVVAYGQILSSEILQMPKLGCINVHGSILPQYRGAAPIQWCLYNGDRQTGITTMLMDEGMDTGDMLLKAYTDISLFDNADEIAEKLANQGADLLIETLEKLEANEIEATPQNDNEATYASLIGKDDFIIDWNQSAIAIHNQVRGFYPNCFTSFRDNKLKIMATIPINDNYLQALGEKYKRLKHQINLLDKTEGKPGKVVSIIKNFGPVIQTGEGLLLLSEIQRSAKRPQSGWDLVNGTRLEVGELLG, from the coding sequence ATGAAAGTTATCTTTTTTGGAACTCCACAATTTGCTGTACCGACGTTACAACAATTATTAGATCATCCTCAATTTAATGTGATTGGGGTGGTAACACAACCTGATAAAAGAAGAGGAAGAGGTACACAGTTAATGCCCTCAGCCGTTAAACAAGTGGCTTTAAATCATAATCTTTCTATCTGGCAACCTAAACGAATTAAAAAAGATCAAGACACCCTTTTACAGCTAAAAAATAGTCAAGCTGATGTGTTTGTCGTTGTGGCTTATGGACAAATTTTATCGTCAGAAATTTTACAAATGCCTAAATTGGGATGTATTAATGTTCATGGTTCTATTTTACCTCAATATCGTGGGGCTGCCCCGATTCAATGGTGTCTTTATAACGGCGATCGCCAAACAGGAATTACGACTATGTTAATGGATGAGGGGATGGATACAGGAGATATGTTATTAAAGGCTTATACTGATATTTCTTTATTCGATAATGCTGATGAAATAGCTGAAAAATTAGCGAATCAAGGGGCAGATTTATTAATTGAAACCTTAGAAAAATTAGAAGCCAATGAAATCGAAGCCACTCCCCAAAATGATAATGAAGCCACTTATGCTTCTTTAATTGGTAAAGATGATTTTATCATTGACTGGAATCAATCAGCGATCGCTATTCATAATCAAGTGAGAGGATTTTACCCAAATTGTTTTACCTCATTTCGAGATAATAAGTTAAAAATTATGGCAACTATTCCTATTAATGATAATTATCTACAAGCATTAGGTGAAAAGTATAAAAGGTTAAAACATCAGATCAACTTATTAGATAAAACTGAAGGTAAACCTGGGAAAGTTGTTAGTATCATTAAAAATTTTGGTCCTGTTATTCAAACAGGAGAAGGGTTATTATTACTCTCAGAAATTCAGCGATCGGCAAAACGTCCCCAGTCAGGTTGGGATTTAGTTAATGGAACCCGTTTAGAAGTAGGAGAACTATTAGGCTAA
- a CDS encoding carbohydrate ABC transporter permease, producing the protein MREENKTGWLLLIPALAVLAFVFAYPIGRAFWLSLFTENLGTQLEPFFSGFTNYVRMAGDGRFWQSMWNTWVFTGVSVFLELVLGMVVALVLNQAFFGRGVVRTISMIPWALPTAIMGLAWAWIFNDQYGVVNDILQRLGIINVEINWLGDPTLAMIALIIADVWKTTPFISIILLAGLQSIPKDLYEAHALDGANPWQSFYQITLPLIMPQVLIALLFRFAQAFGIFDLVQVMTGGGPAGATETVSIYIYSTVMRYLDFGYGAALVVITFLLLIAAVALTAFLLNQVRKSGQGSLF; encoded by the coding sequence ATGAGGGAAGAAAATAAAACAGGTTGGTTACTGTTGATTCCAGCCTTAGCTGTACTTGCTTTTGTCTTTGCTTATCCTATTGGGCGGGCTTTTTGGTTAAGTTTATTCACAGAAAATTTAGGAACTCAATTAGAACCGTTTTTTTCAGGCTTTACTAACTATGTCCGTATGGCAGGAGATGGCCGTTTTTGGCAATCTATGTGGAATACTTGGGTGTTTACAGGAGTTAGTGTTTTTCTAGAATTAGTGTTAGGAATGGTGGTAGCTTTAGTGTTAAATCAAGCCTTTTTCGGTAGAGGTGTGGTGAGAACCATTTCTATGATTCCTTGGGCGTTACCCACTGCTATTATGGGGTTAGCTTGGGCTTGGATTTTTAACGATCAATATGGGGTAGTCAATGATATTTTACAACGCCTAGGCATCATTAATGTAGAAATTAATTGGTTAGGTGATCCCACATTAGCTATGATAGCTTTAATTATCGCTGATGTTTGGAAAACAACGCCTTTTATTAGCATTATTTTATTAGCGGGTTTACAATCCATTCCTAAAGATTTATACGAAGCCCATGCCCTCGATGGGGCAAACCCGTGGCAGAGTTTTTATCAAATAACATTACCCTTAATTATGCCTCAAGTTTTAATTGCTTTATTGTTTAGATTTGCCCAAGCTTTCGGGATTTTTGACCTGGTTCAAGTGATGACAGGAGGCGGTCCAGCCGGGGCAACGGAAACTGTTTCTATTTATATTTATTCGACAGTAATGAGATATTTAGACTTTGGTTATGGGGCAGCGTTAGTTGTGATTACATTTCTCTTATTAATTGCTGCAGTTGCTTTAACAGCTTTCTTATTAAATCAAGTCAGAAAAAGTGGGCAAGGGAGTTTGTTTTAA
- a CDS encoding cysteine peptidase family C39 domain-containing protein: MIELVIPSVIGLGLGSYLGNDLAKKGITAENALEKHQKTARIVFISLAGILTLLIIIDRSNISYYLPQVFPHILSLYIQAAFDNVLLSFGFFIFGLLFLLELSGLSSSKRRNQLLVGLGIITCCLSLLFYWFSPIVNDVGELRIVDGVVLQSTTVTCAPASIATLARLSGKHPAIDEKEVVKLTQTNRLGTNTLAEISAMEKLGLNPEYHYDFTLNELINRKQLALLHVKQRWLSQQFPHAVVLIDIDTEKEELILGNPLFGIEAKPFSELKDYWFGEVIFVS, from the coding sequence ATGATTGAATTAGTTATACCTAGTGTCATCGGTTTAGGGTTAGGTAGTTATTTGGGTAATGACTTAGCAAAAAAAGGAATCACCGCAGAAAACGCTTTAGAAAAACATCAAAAAACAGCCAGAATAGTTTTTATTAGTTTAGCCGGTATTTTAACTTTATTAATTATCATTGATCGCTCAAACATATCTTATTATCTTCCTCAAGTTTTTCCTCATATCCTTTCCCTTTATATACAAGCAGCATTTGATAATGTATTATTAAGCTTTGGTTTTTTTATTTTTGGACTATTATTTCTATTAGAATTGTCAGGATTATCATCGAGTAAACGAAGAAACCAATTATTAGTTGGATTAGGGATTATTACCTGTTGTTTATCTTTATTATTTTATTGGTTTTCTCCTATAGTTAATGATGTGGGAGAATTAAGGATTGTTGATGGAGTTGTGTTACAGTCAACCACTGTTACTTGTGCGCCAGCAAGTATTGCAACTTTAGCAAGGTTAAGTGGAAAACATCCAGCAATTGATGAAAAAGAAGTAGTTAAACTGACTCAAACTAATCGCTTAGGTACTAATACACTAGCAGAAATTTCAGCGATGGAAAAATTAGGATTAAACCCAGAATACCATTATGATTTCACATTAAATGAATTAATTAATCGAAAACAACTAGCTTTACTTCATGTTAAACAACGCTGGTTAAGTCAACAGTTTCCCCATGCTGTTGTTTTAATAGATATTGATACAGAAAAAGAAGAATTAATTTTAGGAAATCCTCTCTTTGGAATAGAAGCTAAACCTTTCAGTGAATTAAAAGATTACTGGTTTGGGGAGGTTATTTTTGTAAGTTAA
- the pgeF gene encoding peptidoglycan editing factor PgeF — protein sequence MSDRLTQTWQWQSAEGLPYLTCSLLQAWPHGFFTQPFYPKTPEDLSKIFHPQADSYRVKQVHGNRVLSPGEIIEETTEEGFPPADGIIANLEKQAIWVASADCTPVLIGDEVTGNIAAIHAGWRGTAKRIVPEAIARLQAWGSALENLRIAMGPAISGDVYQVSKEVAGEVGESLFEKEKIDSLEGILKPLEKISNPPILSDPEPGKVRLDVRRINQLQLEQLGIKAEQISIAPYCTYQSPSHFFSYRRTQEKKVQWSGIMI from the coding sequence ATGAGCGATCGCTTAACCCAAACCTGGCAATGGCAGTCCGCCGAAGGGCTACCCTATTTAACTTGTTCCCTGCTGCAAGCTTGGCCTCACGGCTTTTTTACCCAACCGTTTTATCCAAAAACTCCTGAAGACTTAAGTAAAATTTTTCATCCCCAAGCGGATAGCTACCGCGTCAAACAAGTCCACGGTAATCGTGTTTTGTCCCCTGGTGAAATTATAGAAGAGACTACAGAAGAGGGTTTTCCCCCTGCTGATGGGATCATTGCCAATCTCGAAAAACAAGCCATTTGGGTGGCCAGTGCTGATTGTACCCCGGTTTTGATAGGAGATGAAGTCACGGGCAATATTGCAGCGATTCATGCCGGGTGGCGAGGAACGGCAAAAAGAATCGTCCCAGAAGCGATCGCCCGTTTACAAGCTTGGGGCAGTGCTTTAGAAAATTTACGCATTGCTATGGGGCCAGCTATTAGTGGAGACGTGTATCAGGTGTCTAAAGAAGTGGCCGGAGAAGTGGGAGAAAGTTTGTTTGAAAAAGAAAAAATAGATAGCTTAGAGGGGATTTTAAAGCCCTTAGAAAAGATTTCTAACCCTCCCATCTTATCTGATCCAGAACCTGGAAAAGTCCGTTTAGATGTGCGTCGTATTAATCAATTACAACTTGAACAATTGGGCATCAAAGCCGAGCAAATTAGTATAGCCCCTTATTGCACTTATCAATCCCCTTCTCATTTCTTTTCCTATCGACGCACCCAAGAAAAAAAGGTACAGTGGTCAGGTATTATGATATGA
- a CDS encoding amino acid ABC transporter ATP-binding protein, with the protein MTQTFPEKAIIAQDVEKWYDNNFHVLQGVSLTVNQGEVVVVMGPSGSGKSTFIRTFNALEPYQKGSIIVDGIKLSHDLKNIEAIRREVGMVFQQFNLFPHLTVLNNVTLAPIWVRHWKKDKAEAKAMQLLEKVGILEQANKYPGQLSGGQQQRVAIARALAMEPKIMLFDEPTSALDPEMIKEVLDTMRSLADGGMTMVCVTHEVGFAREVADRVVFMDEGKIVEIATPENFFNNPQEERSQKFLSQIL; encoded by the coding sequence ATGACCCAAACTTTCCCAGAAAAAGCTATTATCGCCCAGGATGTAGAAAAATGGTATGACAACAACTTTCATGTTTTACAAGGGGTTAGTCTTACTGTTAATCAAGGAGAAGTTGTGGTTGTTATGGGTCCATCTGGTTCGGGAAAATCAACCTTTATTCGTACCTTTAATGCCTTAGAACCCTATCAAAAAGGTAGTATTATTGTTGATGGGATTAAACTATCCCATGACCTCAAAAATATTGAAGCCATTAGACGAGAAGTTGGCATGGTATTCCAACAATTTAATTTATTTCCTCATTTAACTGTCCTCAATAATGTTACCTTAGCCCCCATTTGGGTGCGACATTGGAAAAAAGATAAAGCCGAAGCCAAAGCCATGCAACTACTAGAAAAAGTGGGGATTTTAGAACAGGCCAACAAATATCCGGGTCAATTATCTGGGGGACAACAGCAACGGGTGGCCATTGCCCGCGCATTAGCTATGGAACCCAAAATTATGTTATTTGATGAACCCACTTCAGCCCTTGACCCGGAGATGATTAAAGAAGTCTTAGATACCATGCGTAGTTTAGCAGATGGAGGTATGACTATGGTATGTGTCACCCATGAGGTGGGGTTTGCGAGGGAAGTGGCCGATAGGGTGGTCTTTATGGATGAAGGTAAAATAGTAGAGATAGCCACACCTGAAAACTTTTTTAATAACCCACAAGAAGAAAGAAGTCAGAAATTTTTATCACAAATTTTGTAA